TCAGCAGCCGGGGGCTTGACTCGCCGCAGAGGCGCCGGTCGAGTCGCTGGGGCAGACGAACAAGATGACAGTCGAGTGTCATCGCCAATCTCCCGAAATGGCTCTGCGATGGATACCCGTGGACCGGAGACGTCGTTTACCAGTGCAGAGAATGGCCACAAGATCGCGTTCGACCCCCGCGACATCAGCGAAAACGAGGAACGGGGCAAGCAGCCCAAATTGACTCTGATGGAAGATATCTTGCTGCTGGGTCTGAAGGATAAACAGGTGGGTCTTCGTTGATACTGTCTCATCCCCGAAATCGTTCGATATGTGGCTCCGATCGCTGACCTCGCGCCCGCACCGCAATAGGGTTATCTGTCTTTCTGGAACGAAAACATATCATACGCCCTGCGAGGGTGTATCGTCATTGAGCTCGCGCTCCGCGGCCGTATAAGCATGCAGAAGGATTCGTCGCGGCGACGTTTCCCTCTGGCCGACCGCATCATCGAGGTCATCGACGACACATTAACCGGGGAGGTCTTGCTGGACGAGACActgaagatgatgaagtcAAGCGAGAAGATGAGCGTTAACTCATGGATTGATTTGTTGAGTGGTGAGATTAGCCTGGAGCGGAAATCTTGGTTGCGACATGCTGACTGGGGTTGTTTGTAGGCGAAACCTGGAATTTGATGAAGATCGGATATCAATTGAAGCAAGTCCGGGAACGACTGGCCAAAGGTCTTGTGGACAAGGGCATTCTCCGGACCGAAAAGCGCAACTTCCTTCTCTTCGACATGGCGACGCATCCCGTGGCCGACGGCGGCGCGAAAGACGAGCTCCATCGACGAGTGCGCAACATCTGCACCAACCGCACTGTGATTATCCCTCCTAGCCCATGGCTCCCCGAAGATGCCGAATACCGATACCTTCGCTCAATCTCCATGGTCTGCGCCGCATACGCCGCCAATGTTCTCGAGAACGCTTTGGTCACCATGAGCCACGAGGCTCGCGAGAGAGCTTTCGCGCAGGTGGATGAATTGCTGGCAGAGTATTCGCAATGGCCGTTTGGACGGAAGGCAGGAGGCTCGCAGGCGATTGGAGCCAACTTGGCTCAAGCCGTCAATGAAGAGATCAATCGAAACAAGGATAAAGAGCTTCAGATGGAGGTAAGCTACACCTCATGCTTGAAACACTTGACTGGTGCTACGTGCTTATCAACAAACAGATTGTCGCCGCATGCCTGAGCGTTTTTACCAGACTTGATTCTTTACTTTAACGGAGGTACCGCGTAATACACTTgtcttttgttcttcacgacttctcctttctcgCCTTGCACCTCGGCCATGAAACTCcggtttcttctttttcatgtAGTTTGATCTTGTGGGTTGGGGCAAAGCGtcggtttctttctttcatttTTTCCCTCTCATATGAAATCATGGGTCAAAACTTATGCTTAAATGGGATATTTCCTTAACTTTGATTTACTTTACTCCTTGTtcgttctcttcttttcttgaaCTTGGCTTTTGGTGGCATCGCGACAGTGGTCTTTGACCTAACCAAGTAAGTGGCCCATTATTTTCAAATTGATATACACAACTCTAGGTTGCTTTCCTCGGCATTGCTTCTTCCTACAATTTGCTTTTGTGATATCTTTGCGTCTGATCAATGAACATGACAATCTAAGTATAGGCAACATTGTTAACCCTAACAACTACCATCCCACCACGACGACTCCCCGCTGTTCCAGCAGCCCCAGCAGCCAAAAGATCTGTCGCACGCGCAAGATCCACAATAGTAATTTCCTTGTCACGGATCAGACCCTCCTCCACCAACTCCGCAATCCGCTCCATAGCCGGTCCATCAGGGTTAACAGGCACAAACCGACTTTTAATCCCACGCTTCCTCTCGCCCAGCAAATCGTTCTCAGGAACAAGCGGAGACTGCTGCGCAACCCGGCCAT
The nucleotide sequence above comes from Penicillium digitatum chromosome 1, complete sequence. Encoded proteins:
- a CDS encoding Golgi phosphoprotein 3 yields the protein MASAAGGLTRRRGAGRVAGADEQDDSRVSSPISRNGSAMDTRGPETSFTSAENGHKIAFDPRDISENEERGKQPKLTLMEDILLLGLKDKQGYLSFWNENISYALRGCIVIELALRGRISMQKDSSRRRFPLADRIIEVIDDTLTGEVLLDETLKMMKSSEKMSVNSWIDLLSGETWNLMKIGYQLKQVRERLAKGLVDKGILRTEKRNFLLFDMATHPVADGGAKDELHRRVRNICTNRTVIIPPSPWLPEDAEYRYLRSISMVCAAYAANVLENALVTMSHEARERAFAQVDELLAEYSQWPFGRKAGGSQAIGANLAQAVNEEINRNKDKELQMEIVAACLSVFTRLDSLL